CCTGGCTAGGTTTAACTGCAACTGCTTCAGGTGCTACACGAGTTACTGGGTCAGATGGGACGAGTCGCCAAATCGCCAACTCATCCACGAGATCATCGATGCTTTCGAAGATGTGCTGCTGACTGAGAGCAAAGGGTTTTCATCAAAGAGTAGTAGGAAAGAGAGGAGGAACAAAAGTAGGGTTAATACTGGCTCGGGTGAGTTGAAGCGGTCAGAGTTGAGTGTGAAAAAGAAGGAGCTGGCTCAGTCTCACACGGCGGATCAAGAGGCCGGTAACGGTGATGGTGGCGGTGGCGGAGAGGTTGACGAGGAAGACTCGGAAAAAGGGTCAGTGAGAAGGTTTGTGGGCTTTCTTGGAGAGAGAATATGGGGTGTGTGGAGTCAATGAGTATTAGGTTAAGATGTTCTCCTCCCCTGAAGACGGCAATTAAGCTCTAATACGGCTTAATTAATGAGGTGGATTTTAGCTAAttccatcttcttcatcttcatgttcaaagagaagactactttatttcttttttgtggGTTGTCCGTAAATTACCCTTTCAAGTTCATGTAAAAAGAAAATGGGTaattaaattttgactttttCAGTCATGATCTCAACTTAGTTTAGTTTTATCATTGCGGTTTAGtgcttaattaataaattatgaatgTTAAAAATGTGCGTATATATATAATGTGCTTTTTATTAGATAGTAATACTAGTTGGGTGATTGATGCAGTATGTTCAATGCTAATTTACCactgaaaaagccaaaaatggaacaaaaaaattcaagagatatgaaggaaaaaagaaaagtgctGGAAATACTTTTGTAAGTTTGTGTGGCATGCATGGGATGGGTggctttttttctttattttgtctttcgaCTGTTTAATTTCCACATAGGGTTTTGACTGCACAAGTAGAACTGTGGAATTAGAAAGCTGGTTTGTTTGTGTAGCAAAAATGTCGAACAATCCATCGTTTGTCTGTTTTTTCATTTTGGTCGTAAAACCGTCGATTGTGTCTTAAGTGAGTATCTGTGGCAAATTATTGCCAAATTCACTGTGAACTGGATCAGTGTTTTCGTTCCTGTACAAAAATATTACTGTAACAATATACCAAATCAATCATATCGTGCTACATTTCACTTCAATTTTTATGTGTAACTATATATGCATGATTGTCTTGCAATATATACACGAAAACTCCTTCGGATTTGCACGTTATAATGCCAGAAAATGTGATAGGTTTATGCACCATGTAATAATATACTTTAGGTACATTACTTTGTAtatataaaactaattaaagaCAGAATTTGAGTAGTTTGAACTAAACCAcacaataaattaacaaaaatatagtATCGTTATCATTTATAGATGAACGTGATCAAACTTCTAAACTATAAACAAAATGTAGTGCTAGTGACTTTTGAGTACTTTAGTTGAATAGAATAGAATATAGAGGCATTGAGATATGAAATATCCTGAGAAGGGATGGAGAGTGTCGCCGCTGTCGCACTAGACAAGTTTGGCACTCGGCATTCGGCAACACAAAAGTAAATAAAGGATTCGTTTAAAGCAAGGatccaaaacccaaaagaaCGTCCAAAACCTCTTTTCGTTGTTCCCCAAGGCTATTGATTCTTTCCTAGGACCAAAGCTATTAAATTAGGCATATCaattcttttcttcttatttacTTCTTGCACAGTACGGACGTAACGAGGTTCTAAAATTTATATAACCGATTTGATTTAATAGGATAAGACTTGATTGTTGTTGTTACACCTTTTaataagaatttttttaatatgccCAAAATATAGGGCAGTATGCCATATGTTATACAAGTGGAGGGATTTTTTCTCTTTCATGTGCTCCTCTATTTGTACGATGATATATGACATATGTATCCGTATTCCGAGCTAACTAAAAAAAGTCTCTCTTTTCCAACATCCACCGTAGTATATTCAAGTCACTAGTAAATATGTATAGAATTTTCCTTCACCTTGTGTATACTTTATATGGTGCATGCTCAGACTCTTCATAGTCTACTTTAAgattactatatatataaaaaccCAATTGATGCTCATTGTTTAATAAtataaattagaaagaaaaaaattggtggtctttctttttttttgggttggtgGTGTTTCACTTGAGTTGAATTGGATTAATCCTTTTGAGGGATCGCTTAAAACGACGGGGAAAAAGGTAGGGGAGAGTTGCATTTCACCAAACGTAAAGAAAGAGGTCATCCATCACTTTTGTGgattagttttgttaatttctttccacttaaaatataatatgaagATGCAATATTACCCGAAAAACCTAGCTATTAAAAAGCTTCGTTTAACCAAACTAGGGCAAGTCAAAAGACAGATCATGTTTTTGTTGGAAACTTGAGTGGGCATATTCCGAGTGAAAGTGGGACTTTTAACAGCGTAATTAAACAAGAAACTCGCTCTGTTGAAGTGTAAACCCTAACCTTATACCGTTGCACCTAATACTAATTAGGATACCAACACACGAGACACTTGTAAGCATATATTTACACCACGTACGTACAGTATTGACTGAACACCAGATCTTTGACAACTCCTTGGAAAAACGAGTTCCATAACCCTACCTAATTCTTGTCCTTTTTTCGCTGTCTTGTACACCCACTAATAGACTGGAGAGACTCTTTTATCCTGGGTTTATATGTTTGTAATCAGAATCAATTTACAAAATTGAATTTCGattatgagatttttttttttgttttcttaactTTCAAGAATCAAAACGCATCTGGAATCTACACAAATTTAGGAatccaactcctcattttggaggaattggactcCCTTGATGATGGAGGGATTTGAAGTCCGAGACATGTGATGAATTGGAGGATCTCTTTTACCAATTATGCCCTCACTTGGTTCTAATTTATTATTTCAACACTGCCCTTCATTCCACAAAAGACTCTAGACTCCCGACGCTGCTTATTATCGAAAATTAATAGaagattaatatatattttctattaattagactataaaataatttaattacaaaagaagttataaaataatttagtaattaaaaaatttaaaaaattttaaaaaataatttattgaaatgtataggttaaaaagaataaaattaattgaagttttattatttatggataatgtgacatcccgtcccggaaatatcgaaaacgTGCATATGAAATGACCCTTTTACCCCTAGCttgttttcgtattattgtttttagttgttttgtgtggtgttggcaagcttagggccacacacacacacactgtctcactctcactgtctctctctctgtatctctctctctttctttcccccGAGAACCCcattccttcttcttcattttgaaaacgtacggacacacacaccaaacccaccaaatcctagcagatcgaggaaaccaggGGTACGGTAGTGATCGTGGGGTTGAGAGGAGTCCAgaggtaccattttcaggtaaggttgtAGCTGTTTTCACGTCATTTCGACAAGGTCCGTTTTagttactattcatgcaaacttattctagcgtgtttttggacttttgaagcttgtagttttgttagtgaggtcctaaggagcgtcggagtagctcgttggacgaatttggacgtcgggaaggcctggttcgaagttggccgagtttggagtttttggacaggtataatcttgtagttttagaccttaaaacttgtttggaCGTGTTCTTCTAGTTCTAAGGTttaatttggtgcaagaaacgtgaaaaatggtggaaaaatgagcgagaaaacccaagttgcaggttttcccagtttctggcgccggcgacgtcgccggcgattgaatgaagaaggcgacggaatattccatcaattctgacggaatattcctgacgccgttaacggaacctgttagttttaacggaatattccggggttttaacggaatattcctgacggcgtcaattgacaccgtcagtgtgcctggcacgtggccgcgcgtgggggcgcgtaggtccgtgcctatttcggcgcgtgggggcgcgtgtggggtccaaaaattattttaaaaatatggttgtgatcctgaggttgtgtagagcacgttggtatattcaattgtccattttgagcaatgtacgagaagttattacgagaaattggttatgtgctttaaagttaacgttcttatagctatttcgcatataggtgacacgtaccccgaggacgagcgtgcacacgcgaggcaggggggctacgacccttctacataccagtgagtgggcttttggttttccgtatatacctatatactatattttcccagaacttgaataaatgtttattcattatgccatgcattacattatcatttttcgtgcatcgttgggtacgttattagttgcatatatttatgcatatgcatattgggtgctgtggacgcaaaggtaagtgccaggtaagcgttgtgcatgtttatgtttcagtaatggtttgagataattagagagctcataacctgcacccccagtgttagtgctcccgcccgtggccagg
This genomic stretch from Pyrus communis chromosome 2, drPyrComm1.1, whole genome shotgun sequence harbors:
- the LOC137726648 gene encoding uncharacterized protein, translating into MKKLYRKATVHPSPPIISDHLAFLPATILTLAAALSPEDREVLAYLISCSNSSVNLSSSSSYAPPRNKTSAAASKKTAAAKGGIGSGGVGGDHLARFNCNCFRCYTSYWVRWDESPNRQLIHEIIDAFEDVLLTESKGFSSKSSRKERRNKSRVNTGSGELKRSELSVKKKELAQSHTADQEAGNGDGGGGGEVDEEDSEKGSVRRFVGFLGERIWGVWSQ